ACTTCACCCCGCGCCAGCATTTCGGCTTCGAGGCGGCTGCTTGGTACTGGCATTTCGTCGACGTCGTGTGGCTGTTCCTGTTCGTCGTCATCTATGTCTGGGGCGGGTGGAACGCACCGATCCACGCGGGTTGACCCCGACCGAACCACAGCAAGAGGCCGGCGCGCCGGGGGCAGAGCTCCCGGCGTCGCCGGCCTCGCTGTATCGGCTGTCGATCACCGGTGGTTGCCCGCGCTGCGCCGCACCGACGCTGTTCGCAGGCATGCTCAGCTTCGCCCCCAAATGCTCGAACTGCGGGCTCGATTTTACCCAGTTCAACGTCGATGACGGCCCCGCGGCCTTCCTCACCTTCGGCGTCGGCACGATCATCACGATCCTCGCGATCATCGTCGAGCTGGCGTACGAGCCCGAATGGTGGGTGCATGTCGTACTATGGCTGCCCCTGACGATCATCGCGGTGATCGGCTCGCTGCGGATCGCCAAGGTGACGCTGCTCGCGCTCGAATATCGCAACTCGGCGCGCGAGGGGCGCCAGCGGATCGACCGCCCATGAAGCGGCTGCCAATCGTCTCGACGATCGTCGTGCTGCTCGCCGTGGTGACGATGATCGCGCTCGGCATCTGGCAGCTCCAGCGCCGCGACGGCAAGGAAGCGTTGCTCGCCAGCTTCGCGCGCAATGCCGACCTGCCCGTCATCGCCTTCCCCGACCCGCCGGTCGGCGAACGCTATCTTTTCCGCCGCGCGACGGCGCAGTGCGCGAGCGTCGCCGACATCACCCGCGCCGCGGGCCGCTCGGTCGATGGCGTCAGCGGTTATCGCTATCTCGCCGACTGCACCTCGGAAACGGGCAGCGCGTACAAGGTCGAGATGGGCGTCGCCGCCGATCCAGGCTTCATGCCCGTCTGGCGCGGCGGCAGCGTGACCGGCCAGATGACCTACGCCCCCAACAGCGCGCCGTTGCTCCAGCGCTGGTTCGGCGGCGCAGCGCCCGACCGGCTGATGCTGGTGGCGACGAGCCCGCCGGTCGCGGGGCTGCTGCCCAGCCGTGCACCCGATCCCTCGGGGGTGCCGAACAACCATCTGGCCTATGCGGTGCAATGGTTCGCCTTCGCGGGAATCGCGCTGGTGATCTATGGCCTCGCGCTAAGGCGCCGGATGCGAGGGCCGGGAGCGCAGCGCTCGTAACGCTAGCGCCGCCTGCCCGCCCCCTCCGTCGGCCGCTACGCGCCCGCCACCTCCCCCTGGCGGGGGAGGAAAGCCACTCCCCAATCCTCCCCCGCCAGGGGGAGGTGGCAGCCGAAGGCTGACGGAGGGGGCGGACACGCAACGCCGGAATTGGCGCCGACCGCCTGATATTTTTTCGAGGGATCGCGACGCCCCCCAAACCAGCGTCCCCCTAACCTCCCCCTCCGTCGGCCGCTACGCGCCCGCCACCTCCCCCTGGCGGGGGAGGAAAGCCCCTCCCCAATCCTCCCCCGCCAGGGGGAGGTGGCAGCCGCAGGCTGACGGAGGGGGCGGACACGCAACACTGGCGTTGGCCCCCGCCCCTTCCCCGCTCCCCACCCAGCTGTCCTACAACCACCCCGTTTGATACGCTCGCCACATGCACAGCCGCTCTCACCCCACCCGGCATCGCGTCTCGATCCCCGGGGGAAGCGGATTCGGGGGGTACGTAGTGTAGCTTTTGTAGCTTTCCGCGCACCGCGCGCCGCGACTCGGGGGCCATCGCGGCGCCCGCCACCGACAGCACCCGCCAACATTCCCATCACCCCGCCCAACCAGCGCTTGGATTGCCCCCGCCCGCCGAACCGCCTAATCGCTGCCCCCATGCGCTACATCAGCACCAGGGGGAACGCGCCCGTCCTCGATTTCGAGGGCGTGACGCTGGCGGGACTTGCAGCCGATGGCGGGCTGTACGTGCCCGAGACATGGCCGAGCTTCAGCCGCGACGAGATCGCAGCGATGCAGGGGCTGTCCTATGTCGAGACCGCGGTGCGCGTCATGGCGCCCTTCGTCGCGGGGAGTCTGACCGAAGACGAGCTGCGCGACCTGTGCACCACCGCCTATAGCCGCTTCGCGCACGCCGCGGTCACCCCGCTGGTCCAGCTCGACCAGCGCCACTGGCTGCTCGAGCTGTTCCACGGCCCGACGCTCGCGTTCAAGGACGTCGCGCTCCAGCTCGTCGGCCTGCTGTTCGAGCGCTTCCTGGCGGGGCGCGAGGGCCAACTCACGGTGATCGGCGCGACTTCGGGCGATACCGGCTCGGCGGCGATCGATGCGCTGGCGGGACGCGTCGGCGTCGACATCTTCATGCTCCATCCCGAGGGCCGCGTGAGCGACGTCCAGCGCCGCCAGATGACCACGGTGATCGCGCCCAACATCCACAACATCGCGATCCGCGGCGATTTCGATACCGCGCAGGCGCTGGTGAAGGCGATGTTCCGCGATCCCGCCTTCTCGACCCGCTATGCGCTGTCGGCGGTCAATTCGATCAACTGGGCGCGGTTGATGGCGCAGGTGGTCTATTATTTCTACGCCGCGGTTCGTCTCGGCGGGCCCGAGCGCCCGGTCGCCTTCTCGGTCCCCACCGGCAATTTCGGCGATGTGTTCGCAGGCTATGTCGCGGCGCGGATGGGGCTGCCGATCGAGCGGCTGATCGTCGCCACCAACGTCAACGACATCCTCCACCGTGCTCTCAGCACCGGCGATTATTCGAGCGGGACGGTCACCCCCACCGCGACGCCGTCGATGGACATCCAGGTCAGCTCGAACTTCGAACGGCTGTTGTTCGAACTGGGCGATCGCAGCGGCGCGGCGCTAGCCGCGCAGATGGCGGGGTTCGAATCGAGCCGCGCGATGATGCTCACCAACCGCCAGCGCGAGGGCGCGGCGGGGTTGTTCACCTCGGCATCGATCGACGCCGACGGCATGGGTCAGGCGCTGCGCTGGGCGCACGAACGTAGCGGCCAGGTGATCGACCCGCACACCGCGATCGGCCTCGCCGCCGCGCGCGCCGATGTGGGCAACACCCCGATGGTAACGCTGGCGACCGCGCACCCCGCCAAGTTCCGCGACGCGGTCGAACGCTCGACCGGGGTGCGGCCGGGCCTGCCGGCGCGGATGGGCGATTTGTTCAGCCGCGAGGAGCGCTACGACACGATCGACGCGACCTTCGACGCGGTGACCGACTACATCGCACAGCGGGCGACGCCGCGTGGTTGATAGTCCCGGGGTAATGGCATGAGCCTGATCACCCTCACCGGCGAGGCCTGGGCCGACTACGGGCTGATCGATTCGGGTAATGGCCGCAAGTTCGAGCGTTATGGCAACTATCGCTTCATCCGCCCCGAGCCGCAGGCGATGTGGGCACCCGCCGATCCGGTGTGGGAAGCCGATGGCGAGTTCATCCCCGCCTCGGACGACGAAGGCGGCGGGCGCTGGCATTATAACGGCCCCGTCCCGCGCGACGGCTGGCCGCTGGCGTGGCGCGAAGTACGCTTCACCGCGCAGAACACCCCGTTCCGCCATCTCGGCTTCTTCCCCGACATGGCGCCGGTATGGGACTGGATGCGCGACCGGCTCGAGGGCGCGCCCGATCCCGAGGCGCTGAACCTGTTCGGCTATACCGGCGTCGGCACGCTCGCGCTCGCGGCAGCGGGGGCGCGGATGGTGCATGTCGATGCGTCGAAGAAATCGGTCGAGGCGGCCAAGGCCAACGCGGCACTGTCGGGGATGACCGACGCGCCGATCCGCTGGCTGGTCGAGGATGCGGGCAAGTTCGCCGCGCGCGAAGTCCGCCGCGGCCGCCGCTATGACGGCATCATCCTCGATCCGCCCAAATGGGGCCGCGGCCCGGCGGGCGAAGTGTGGAAGCTCGAGGAGAATCTCGCCCCGCTGGTCGCCGATTGCCGCCGGCTGCTCGACGCGGACTCGCGCTTCCTGTTCCTCACGGTGTACGCGGTCCGCATGTCGGCACTCGCGATCGGCGAGCTGCTCCGCCAGCATTTCGCCGATCTGGGCGGCACCGTAGAGGCGGGCGAGCTGACGGTTCGCGAAGAAGCGCGCGGCCTCGAACTACCGACGGCGATCTTCGCGCGGTGGTCGCGCGACTAGCCGCGCCGCGCCGGGCGACGGGCGAACGCGACGCCCTCGGCAATCGCGACCGCGGGCAGCGACAGGAACAGCGCGAAGACAATGCCGATGGGCAGCAGCGGCCCGGTCCCCGCCGCCGCGATCATCACCGGCACTTGCGCAAGGATCAGGATAAGCGCCCAAAGCCAGGCCCGGCGGGGGAACACCCCGCCCAGCACCGCACAAACCGCGATCGCCGCCGGATAGGTCAGCGACCAATAATAAGGCCCGTCCCAGGGCTCGCGCGTTCCGCCCAACCGGTTCGCCGCCAGCCAGAACAAGGTGGCACCCACCGCCACCACCACCGCACTCACCAGGTCGCGCTGCCACAAGCCACCGGTCATTCGCGCCCCACCTTCATCGCCGCGCCCGCAACGAACGGCGCGCCTGCCACCAGCAACAGGCTCACCGCGCCGAGCAGTTTCACCGCCCCTGGTCCCTCGCCCGCGCCGAAGATCAGCAGCGGCAGCGCCAGCGGCAGCATCACCAGCCCGGCAATCGCCCCCGCGCCGCGCAAGCCCGCGGTCAGCGCGCTGGTCGCCACCGCCAGCGCCGCCAGCCCCGGCGTGCCGATCGCCAGCGCCAGCGCGGTCCGGCCCAATTGCTCGCCCGACATGCCGAGCAGCCCCGCCGCAATCACCGTCGCGGCGATCAGCGGCGGCCCGAAGCCGAGCCAATGCCCCGCGATCTTGGCGAGCGCGATCAGCGGATCGGCGATGCCGCGCACCACCCATTGGTCGACCACCCCGGCCTCCAGGTCCGGCCCCACCAGCCGCTCGACCGGCAGCAGCGCCGCCAGCAGCGCCGCCGACCACACCACCCCGCCCGCGATCCGTCCCAGCAGCGCGCCATCGGGCCCCACTGCGAAGGGGAACAGGATCGTCACCAACAGGAAGAACGCGACGGGCAACAGCACCCCGCCGCTGGTCCAGGCGCGCCGCACCTCACGCCACGCGATCGCGGCGAACGCGCTCACAGCACGATCTCGCGGGCGTCGGGCAACGCCACCGGCACATGCGTCGCCACCAGCACCGCGCCGCCGCCCGCACGATGCACCGCGATCGCCTCGCCCAGCCGCGCCACCGCCGCGACGTCGAGGCCGTTGGCGGGCTCGTCGAGCAGCCACAATGCCGAATCGCTCGCGATCACCCGCGCCAGCGCCGCGCGTCGCCGCTGCCCCGTCGACAGGAACCGCACCGGCACTTCGGCCAATTCGGCCATCGCCACCGCACCGAGCGCCGCCTCGACCCGGTCGGCACGCCCGTCGATCGCCGCCCAGAAACCCAGCGCCTCTGCCAACGGAAGCTCATGGTCGAGCGCCATCCCCTCATGCATCAGCGCCACGCGTTCGGGCCGCTCGATCCTCCCCGCGCTCGGCGGCACCAGCCCCGCCGCCAGCCGCACCAGGCTCGACTTGCCCACCCCGTTCGGCCCACGCACCGCCAGCGCCTCGCCCGGCGGAATCGCGAACGACAGCCCGGCGAACAGCACCCGCCCGCCGCGCGTGCAGCTTACGTCGTGAAAGGCCAGGCTCACCCGGCAGTTTCCTCCCCGGCGGCGTCTTCCAGCGCGTGCATGTCGTCGTCGGACAGCCCGAAATGATGCCCCACCTCGTGCACCACGACATGATGCACCAGCGCGTCGAGCGCGACGCCGGTCTCGATCCACTCCCACAAGATCGGTAGACGGTACAGATGGATGCGATCGGGCAGCGCGCCGCTTTCGAAGCTCGATTTCTCGCCGATCGGGCGACCATGATAGATGCCGGTCAGGTCGATCGGCTCGTCGATGCCGAGCGCAGCCAGCGTCTCGTCATCGGCATAATCCTCGATCAACAACACGACGTCGGCAAGATGTTCGGCGAAGGGCGAAGGGATTCGCGCCAGCGCGGCGCGCGCCATCGCCTCGATCGCGGCGGCGTCGGGAGCGGCTTGGCAAATGGCGGTGGTTTCGGCCATGACGCCGGGCATAGGAGACACAAGATGATCGAGCAACTGAGCGAAGCCGAGCGAGTCGAAGCGCTCGAAGGTCTGCCCGAATGGGATCACGACGAAGCCCGCGACGCGATCACCCGCAGTTTCGGCTTTGCCGATTTCGTCGAAGCCTTCGGCTTCATGACGCGCGTCGCACTGCTGGCGGAAAAGGCCGACCATCACCCCGAATGGTCGAATGTGTATAACCGTGTGGAAATCCTGTTGACGACCCACGACGCAGGCGGGCTATCGGAGCGCGACATCGAGATGGCGCAGGCAATCGACGCTCTGGTGGAGTGACGAGAAAACCCTCTCCCGCGAGCGGGAGAGGCTTCTAAAGGATCACATCCCCCGCCCCATCTGCCATCGCAACCGCCCCGGCATCCAGCGCGCGGCGAACCGCATCCGCTGCGCGGTCTTGCCCACCACGGTATGCACCGAATCGCCATGCACCGCCGCCCATGCCGCCTCGGCAACACGCTCGACCGGGGTGAATTCGAGCCCCGCCGCCACTACGCGTTCGCGGACGTTCACGTTGGTGCCCGCCACCATCGCATCGAGCAGCGGCGTGTCGATGAAGCTCGGCATCAGCGAGCGCACCTTGATACCGTCGGCGCGCCATTCGCCGTCCAATGCCTCGGTCAGCCCGCGCACCGCGAACTTGGTCGCGCTGTAGATCGCCGCGCCCGAGGTGCCATAGATCCCCGCCGCCGACGCGGTGTTGAGCAGGCATGATCCCGGCGTCGCCTTGAGATACGGATGGGCGGTATGTGCGCCGTGCACCACCCCGGTGAAGTTGATCGCGATGCAACGTTCGAGTGCGCCCGGATCGGCGTCGGCAAACGCCCCGCCCACCGCGATCCCGGCATTGTTGAAGACGACGTCGACCCGCCCATTGGGCGCGAAATCGGCGAGCGCTTGCTCCCATTGCGAGCGATCGCGCACGTCCATCTTGTGGCAGCTCGCGCGCCCCTCGGGCAGTTCGCGCTGCACCGCCTGCATCGCCGCATCGTCGATATCGGCCAGTCCCACCTGCCAGCCGCGCTCGCCGAACAACCGCGCCACCGCGCGCCCGATCCCCGATCCGCCGCCGGTGACGAACAGCCGCTTGCGATGCCTGTCCTCGCCCATCCTCGCCCTTTCTT
The genomic region above belongs to Sphingomonas qomolangmaensis and contains:
- a CDS encoding DUF983 domain-containing protein produces the protein MTPTEPQQEAGAPGAELPASPASLYRLSITGGCPRCAAPTLFAGMLSFAPKCSNCGLDFTQFNVDDGPAAFLTFGVGTIITILAIIVELAYEPEWWVHVVLWLPLTIIAVIGSLRIAKVTLLALEYRNSAREGRQRIDRP
- a CDS encoding SURF1 family protein, which gives rise to MKRLPIVSTIVVLLAVVTMIALGIWQLQRRDGKEALLASFARNADLPVIAFPDPPVGERYLFRRATAQCASVADITRAAGRSVDGVSGYRYLADCTSETGSAYKVEMGVAADPGFMPVWRGGSVTGQMTYAPNSAPLLQRWFGGAAPDRLMLVATSPPVAGLLPSRAPDPSGVPNNHLAYAVQWFAFAGIALVIYGLALRRRMRGPGAQRS
- the thrC gene encoding threonine synthase gives rise to the protein MRYISTRGNAPVLDFEGVTLAGLAADGGLYVPETWPSFSRDEIAAMQGLSYVETAVRVMAPFVAGSLTEDELRDLCTTAYSRFAHAAVTPLVQLDQRHWLLELFHGPTLAFKDVALQLVGLLFERFLAGREGQLTVIGATSGDTGSAAIDALAGRVGVDIFMLHPEGRVSDVQRRQMTTVIAPNIHNIAIRGDFDTAQALVKAMFRDPAFSTRYALSAVNSINWARLMAQVVYYFYAAVRLGGPERPVAFSVPTGNFGDVFAGYVAARMGLPIERLIVATNVNDILHRALSTGDYSSGTVTPTATPSMDIQVSSNFERLLFELGDRSGAALAAQMAGFESSRAMMLTNRQREGAAGLFTSASIDADGMGQALRWAHERSGQVIDPHTAIGLAAARADVGNTPMVTLATAHPAKFRDAVERSTGVRPGLPARMGDLFSREERYDTIDATFDAVTDYIAQRATPRG
- a CDS encoding class I SAM-dependent methyltransferase, encoding MSLITLTGEAWADYGLIDSGNGRKFERYGNYRFIRPEPQAMWAPADPVWEADGEFIPASDDEGGGRWHYNGPVPRDGWPLAWREVRFTAQNTPFRHLGFFPDMAPVWDWMRDRLEGAPDPEALNLFGYTGVGTLALAAAGARMVHVDASKKSVEAAKANAALSGMTDAPIRWLVEDAGKFAAREVRRGRRYDGIILDPPKWGRGPAGEVWKLEENLAPLVADCRRLLDADSRFLFLTVYAVRMSALAIGELLRQHFADLGGTVEAGELTVREEARGLELPTAIFARWSRD
- a CDS encoding heme exporter protein CcmB produces the protein MSAFAAIAWREVRRAWTSGGVLLPVAFFLLVTILFPFAVGPDGALLGRIAGGVVWSAALLAALLPVERLVGPDLEAGVVDQWVVRGIADPLIALAKIAGHWLGFGPPLIAATVIAAGLLGMSGEQLGRTALALAIGTPGLAALAVATSALTAGLRGAGAIAGLVMLPLALPLLIFGAGEGPGAVKLLGAVSLLLVAGAPFVAGAAMKVGRE
- the ccmA gene encoding heme ABC exporter ATP-binding protein CcmA, with the translated sequence MSLAFHDVSCTRGGRVLFAGLSFAIPPGEALAVRGPNGVGKSSLVRLAAGLVPPSAGRIERPERVALMHEGMALDHELPLAEALGFWAAIDGRADRVEAALGAVAMAELAEVPVRFLSTGQRRRAALARVIASDSALWLLDEPANGLDVAAVARLGEAIAVHRAGGGAVLVATHVPVALPDAREIVL
- a CDS encoding metallopeptidase family protein, with amino-acid sequence MAETTAICQAAPDAAAIEAMARAALARIPSPFAEHLADVVLLIEDYADDETLAALGIDEPIDLTGIYHGRPIGEKSSFESGALPDRIHLYRLPILWEWIETGVALDALVHHVVVHEVGHHFGLSDDDMHALEDAAGEETAG
- a CDS encoding 4a-hydroxytetrahydrobiopterin dehydratase, with product MIEQLSEAERVEALEGLPEWDHDEARDAITRSFGFADFVEAFGFMTRVALLAEKADHHPEWSNVYNRVEILLTTHDAGGLSERDIEMAQAIDALVE
- a CDS encoding SDR family oxidoreductase, which produces MGEDRHRKRLFVTGGGSGIGRAVARLFGERGWQVGLADIDDAAMQAVQRELPEGRASCHKMDVRDRSQWEQALADFAPNGRVDVVFNNAGIAVGGAFADADPGALERCIAINFTGVVHGAHTAHPYLKATPGSCLLNTASAAGIYGTSGAAIYSATKFAVRGLTEALDGEWRADGIKVRSLMPSFIDTPLLDAMVAGTNVNVRERVVAAGLEFTPVERVAEAAWAAVHGDSVHTVVGKTAQRMRFAARWMPGRLRWQMGRGM